The window CCACAAGCCTTAAGATCCCTGTTGCTCTTAGTACGGCAGGGACATATACTATAATGGGAGCCGTTGTGGGCATTAATTCCGATGGTTGGCCGGTCATATCGGGTCCCTGGAGAAGCACTCTTTTCAAAGTCGGATCTGCGGCAACTGTTGCATCAAAAGTTGTAACGATCGAAGGGACGGTTACGCCTCCAACTACTCCAACCGCAGGAACAACTGTTAAGGTCGGATTATTTAAGATGGAATGGGATATGAATTTTGTAAGCGGCACGATCACTCCGAAAACAGTTGTAACAACCAACGGCGCTTATAGCATGACCATTAGTTATTCTGACCTTGCGACTGCCGGCAACGGAGGGTACGATACGATTGCTTGGGAAGACAGCAATGGGAATGGCAAGATAGATGGTTCTTTAGGTGAAAGGCCATTCTTCCCGGCAAAACATCTTGGGTATTTCGGAGGCACGTTGAATGCCATGGATAATACATTTAAGCCTTTGGGGGCTGTGACATCAACGCAGAACAATACAGGCTACGATATTAATATGGGATTTGCGTTCTGGGGACCGAAGCCATAAAATAAGCAAGAGTTATTCAAAAAGAGCCCTCCGAAGCTTTAGCGTAGGAGGGCTTTTTTATGATATAATTGTAATGAAATGAAGGATTTCGATAGGCTTGTTAAGGTCGTCCAAACCCTTCGCAAAAAGTGCCCCTGGGACAAAAAGCAAACACATAAATCACTTAAGCCGTACATGGTCGAAGAGACCAATGAAGCGATAGAGGCGATTGATGAAGGGGACCCCCGAAAACTTTGCGAAGAGCTCGGCGACCAGCTTTTGCATATTGTTATGCATGCGGAGATGGCGCGGGAAGAAAAAGCTTTTTCCATGGAAGACATAATAAACGGGATCTGCGCAAAAATGATGCGCCGCCATCCGCATGTTTTTTCGAAAGACAAAAAGTATAAGAATATCAGCGTAAAGAAAGTGTTAAAACTTTGGGAGGAGATCAAAAAAAATGAAAGATAATTTGCGGGGATTTATGTTCTGGGGATTGATCGCCCTTATCGGGATATTGATGTTCGCCCCGCTCTTCCCCAATCCAAACGCAAGCAAAGAGATAGCATTCTCGGAATTTTTAAACCTTGTGGACAAGGGAAAGATAAAGACAGTAACTGTTGCGGGAGACCTAATCGGTGCGACATTAAGCGACAAGGCCCAGGTAAAAACACATGCGCTGAATTATCCAAACCTCGTGCAATTGC is drawn from Candidatus Saganbacteria bacterium and contains these coding sequences:
- a CDS encoding nucleotide pyrophosphohydrolase, which codes for MKDFDRLVKVVQTLRKKCPWDKKQTHKSLKPYMVEETNEAIEAIDEGDPRKLCEELGDQLLHIVMHAEMAREEKAFSMEDIINGICAKMMRRHPHVFSKDKKYKNISVKKVLKLWEEIKKNER